AAATAGTTACGTTATAAGTTTAGATCGAAAAGCCCAGCAATTTGCTGGGCTTTTTAATATATTCAAATGGGTTAAAATACTGTTGAACTGTTCTTGACAAAACAAAAAAATGTTTATTTAAACAGCCCCTGTTGTTTATCCTCTATGGCTTCTCGCCATCCGCCAAGCCACTGTGATTTGATAGCATCAATTTGGTATGGGCAATGTTCTTTGGAACGACCAGATATACCTGCTTGGTAACCTCTTGTATGTGCCCTACTTTGGCGATCGCGTTTTTGCCGCTTCATCATAAATACACGCTCCTTGGTTGTTCTTAACAGAGACATCAATATCAGTTTATTAATAAATAAGTATTAAAAAGATAAAATTATTCATCAAATAGATATTGCCCAATTTCATTAAGCATAGTTCAAAACAATCGAAATACAATGAATTTTAGTGCCAAATTTCGGATATAAAAAAAGCACTCACTGGTGCTTTTTTTTATGCTTAACTATCAATAATTAAGCAATTAAATTTACTCTTTGAAAAATTATTTATTAAAT
The DNA window shown above is from Colwellia psychrerythraea 34H and carries:
- the rmf gene encoding ribosome modulation factor, giving the protein MKRQKRDRQSRAHTRGYQAGISGRSKEHCPYQIDAIKSQWLGGWREAIEDKQQGLFK